A DNA window from Arachis duranensis cultivar V14167 chromosome 3, aradu.V14167.gnm2.J7QH, whole genome shotgun sequence contains the following coding sequences:
- the LOC107479299 gene encoding BTB/POZ domain-containing protein At1g63850 — translation MAATTTTTTSAAATTSLLKLQNQPIKPKRRKCRETTISTSAQAQAQAQDTPSPSPSSDYRIRFSPGRCSPIMDFIQASPTGSNGHSDPFPSSFTKFNSALTAGLLNPMSPPPDKTRSSPTLFEMMASEPDTASHHRPHSQSQIQPPKAHVPVLDRQTLMMQRISELLGSRSPGNQFNDAVSSDIKLTLTSKDGFSVSMNVHRQILVAHSRFFAVKLSDRWTKQNPRPTTPYLVEIADCDDVEVYIETLSLMYCNDIRKRLMKEDVSKVLGILKVSAAIGFDAGVLSSLEYLEAAPWAEDEEEKVASLLSELRLESVGAGDVLKRVSTEVANGNEEGGDNEEVLLKLIRVVLEGKDEKARREMKGLVSKMLRENSSQNDLRKESLYLACDDCMQLLHHHFLKAAASDLKDVGQIARQADNLHWLLDILIDRQIAEDFLKTWASQSELSEAHSKVPSVHRFEVSRVTARLFVGIGKGQLLASKDVRCLLLKTWLVPFYDDFGWMRRASKGLDRNLIEDGLSNTILTLPLSWQQDILLAWFDRFLNSGEDCPNIQRGFEVWWRRAFWKRNGEQEQTRQLRITATTVDNP, via the exons ATGGCAgcgacaacaacaacaacaacaagtgCAGCAGCAACAACATCTCTCCTCAAATTACAAAACCAACCCATCAAACCCAAACGTCGCAAGTGCCGAGAAACCACCATCTCCACCTCTGCCCAGGCCCAGGCCCAGGCCCAGGACACTCCCTCTCCCAGTCCATCCTCCGACTACAGGATTCGGTTCTCGCCGGGGCGGTGCTCCCCAATCATGGACTTCATCCAGGCATCCCCAACGGGCAGCAACGGGCACTCGGACCCCTTCCCTTCCAGCTTCACGAAATTCAACTCCGCACTGACGGCGGGCCTCCTGAACCCAATGTCCCCTCCGCCCGACAAGACCCGATCCAGCCCCACACTCTTCGAGATGATGGCCAGCGAGCCCGACACTGCGAGCCACCACAGGCCTCACTCTCAGTCTCAGATCCAACCCCCTAAAGCCCATGTTCCCGTTCTCGACAGGCAAACCCTAATGATGCAGCGGATTTCGGAGCTCTTGGGGTCTCGCAGCCCCGGCAACCAGTTCAACGACGCCGTTTCCAGTGACATCAAGCTCACTCTCACCTCCAAGGATGGCTTTAGTGTCTCCATGAACGTTCATCGCCAAATTCTTGTTGCCCACAGCAGGTTCTTCGCCGTCAAGCTCTCTGACAGGTGGACCAAGCAGAACCCTAGGCCAACTACGCCCTACTTGGTCGAGATCGCTGACTGCGACGACGTTGAGGTTTACATTGAGACCTTGAGCCTTATGTACTGCAATGATATCAGGAAGAGGCTCATGAAGGAGGATGTCTCCAAGGTTTTGGGTATCTTGAAG GTTTCGGCTGCAATTGGATTTGATGCTGGGGTTTTGTCTTCTTTGGAGTATTTGGAAGCGGCACCATGGGCAGAGGATGAAGAGGAGAAGGTTGCCTCCCTCTTGTCTGAGCTTCGTCTTGAATCTGTTGGAGCCGGGGATGTTTTGAAGAGGGTTTCGACTGAAGTGGCAAATGGCAATGAAGAGGGGGGTGATAACGAGGAAGTTCTTCTGAAGCTTATTCGTGTGGTTCTTGAAGGCAAAGATGAGAAGGCCAGGCGTGAAATGAAAGGCCTGGTGTCAAAGATGCTTCGTGAGAATTCGTCCCAGAATGACCTACGGAAAGAGTCATTGTACTTGGCATGTGATGATTGTATGCAATTACTTCATCACCACTTTTTGAAGGCTGCAGCTTCAGACCTGAAGGATGTGGGTCAAATCGCAAGACAGGCTGATAATTTGCATTGGCTTTTGGATATTTTAATTGATAGACAGATTGCTGAGGATTTCCTGAAGACATGGGCTTCTCAGTCAGAATTATCTGAAGCACATTCTAAAGTTCCATCAGTTCACAGGTTTGAGGTTAGCAGAGTCACCGCTAGGTTGTTTGTTGGGATCGGGAAGGGGCAATTATTGGCTTCTAAAGATGTTAGGTGTTTACTTCTGAAAACATGGCTGGTGCCCTTTTATGACGACTTTGGTTGGATGAGGAGGGCATCCAAAGGCCTTGACAGGAACCTAATCGAGGATGGTCTTAGTAACACAATTCTCACTCTGCCACTGTCCTGGCAGCAGGATATTTTGCTTGCTTGGTTTGACCGCTTCTTGAATTCTGGAGAAGATTGCCCAAATATTCAAAGAGGATTTGAAGTTTGGTGGAGAAGAGCTTTCTGGAAACGGAATGGAGAGCAAGAACAGACAAGACAATTACGAATTACAGCTACAACAGTTGATAATCCTTGA